The sequence below is a genomic window from Neomicrococcus aestuarii.
TTACCTGGTTGGCGAGCACGCCAAGGGTGAAACGCTGTCCATCGCCTTCGCTGGCAAGGATCAGCACCAGGACACCGGTTCCAAGATGGTTCACATCGCCCCGAACACCTCATCGTCGATCGTGGCGAAGTCCGTTGCCCGTAACGGTGGTCGTTCTGCGTACCGCGGCCTGGTTCAGGTTCGCGAAGGCGCCAAGGGTGTCAAGAACTCGGTAGTGTGTGACGCCTTGTTGGTGGACACCATTTCACGCTCCGATACCTACCCATACATCGACGTTCGTGAAGACGATGTCACCATGGGCCACGAGGCAACCGTTTCACGCGTTTCGGAAGAGCAGCTGTTCTACCTGATGTCCCGTGGTTTGGCCGAAGACGAGGCCATGGCGATGATCGTGCGCGGCTTCATTGAGCCGATTGCTCGCGAGCTTCCTATGGAATACGCGCTTGAACTCAACCGACTCATTGAACTTCAGATGGAAGGGTCGGTGGGCTAACCATGACCGATGTTATTGCAGAGAAGAACATGACTACTCACGCAAAGCCCATGATTGATGGCATGACCGAAGAGGGCGAGAAGCTCAACTCGGCGAATGTTGATATCGAGCATGCCGCAAAAGACAATCCGGCAGCGCGTCTGATCGGCAACTCCAAGGAAGCCGTCAAGCTCATGAACTCGCGTGCTGAGCGCGTGCAGAGCTTCGACGTTGCAGACTTCCCGTTGCCGAAGGGCCGCGAAGAAGAGTGGCGCTTCAGCCCTCTCAAGAAGCTTGCTCCGTTGTTCGAAGACGCCGCTACGGATGTTCAGGATGGCCAGGAAGCAGTTGATTACTCTGTTTCCGAAAACATCGCTGGCGTCACCGTTGGCACGCTCGCAGTCGGCGAAGCACCGCGCGGAACCGTCTTGGTTCCTGCGGACCGCCCGGCTGTTGTTGCTTCCAAGAACGTTGAAAACGCTCTCCACGTCAAGATCGCAGCGGATGCCGAGCTCACCGAGCCTGTCATCATCACCGCCACGGGTCAGGGCGCTGGTCGTCGCGCAAATGCGCACTATGTCCTCGAGGTTGGCACCCACGCACGTGCCGTCGTCGTACTGGATCACCGCGGCTCCGCAAATCTCACTGAAAATGTGGAAATTGTGGTGGGAGAAGGCGCCGACTTGCGCGTCGTCACCCTGCAGCAGTGGGATGACACCGCCAAGCACGCAGGACAGACGGACGCAATTGTGGGCCGCAATGCCACCTACCGTCACGTTGCCGTTTCCCTGGGTGGCGAGGTAGTTCGCTTGAACTCCAACGTTCGCTTTGCCGCCGAAGGCGCCGAAGCCGAGCTGTTCGGACTGTACTTCGCTGACGCTGGACAGCACCTCGAACACCGCAGCTTCGTGGACCACAACACTCCGCGCAACACCTCCAACGTGCTCTACAAGGGCGCACTGCAGGGTGCTGGCGCACGCACGGTATGGGTGGGCGACGTGCTCATTCAGAAGGAAGCTGAAGGCACCAGCTCCTACGAAGCCAACCGCAACCTCGTGTTGACGGACGGCGCTCGGGCGGACTCCGTTCCGAACCTCGAGATCGAAACCGGTCTCATTGAAGGTGCGGGACACGCCTCCACCACCGGCCGCTTTGATGACGAGCACTTGTTCTACTTCATGGCTCGTGGCATCGACGAGAAGACCGCACGCCTCTTGGTAGTCCGCGGCTTCTTGAACGAAATTGTTCAGCAGATTGGTGTCGATTCAGTCGAGGAAGAGATCATTGCATCCCTCGATAAGGAATTGGAAGCCACTGACGCCGCCGCCGCTGCCGCAGCAGCCAAGGCCTAGAAGCTCACTTCACCAACTTTCAGACCTGAGGAAAGAACACAATGTCTGTACTTGAAATCAAAGACCTCCACGTATCGATCGACACCGAGCAAGGCGCCAAGGAAATCCTCAAGGGCGTAACCTTGACGATCAAGTCCGGCGAGACGCACGCCATCATGGGACCGAACGGTTCCGGCAAGTCCACCCTGGCTTCCTCGATCGCTGGCCACCCTCGTTACAACGTCACGAGCGGCGAAATCCTGCTCGACGGCGAAAACGTCCTTGAGATGTCCGTTGACGAGCGTGCCCGCGCCGGCCTCTTCTTGGCCATGCAGTACCCGGTTGAGGTTCCTGGTGTCACCATGACCAACTTCCTGCGTACCGCTAAGACCGCCATCGACGGTGAAGCGCCTTCATTGCGCCACTGGACGAAGGACGTCAAGGGTGCCATGGAATACCTGAAGATCGACGCTGACTTTGCAAACCGTAACGTCAACGAAGGCTTCTCCGGTGGCGAGAAGAAGCGAGTGGAGATCCTCCAGCTCGAACTCTTCAAGCCTAAGTTTGCAGTCCTCGACGAGACCGACTCCGGCCTTGACGTTGACGCACTGCGCATCGTTTCCGAGGGTGTCAACCGTGCACACGAGGCTAACGACATGGGCACCTTGCTCATCACCCACTACACCCGCATTCTTCGCTACATCAAGCCTGACTTTGTGCACGTCTTCGTTGACGGACACATCGCAGAGCAGGGCGGCCCAGAGCTGGCCGACCGCTTGGAAGAAGAGGGCTACGACCGCTACTTGGCAAAGGCCTAACAATGAGCGAGACCGCACAGACACAGACTCCCTTGGAGGACCTCGAAGAGGCGCTCAAGGATGTTATTGACCCCGAACTCGGAGTCAACGTAGTGGACTTGGGCCTGCTTTACGGGCTCAAGTACGGCGAAGACGGTGCACTGCTGATCGACATGACGTTGACCACCGCAGCGTGCCCGCTCACCGATGTCATCGAAG
It includes:
- the sufC gene encoding Fe-S cluster assembly ATPase SufC, whose protein sequence is MSVLEIKDLHVSIDTEQGAKEILKGVTLTIKSGETHAIMGPNGSGKSTLASSIAGHPRYNVTSGEILLDGENVLEMSVDERARAGLFLAMQYPVEVPGVTMTNFLRTAKTAIDGEAPSLRHWTKDVKGAMEYLKIDADFANRNVNEGFSGGEKKRVEILQLELFKPKFAVLDETDSGLDVDALRIVSEGVNRAHEANDMGTLLITHYTRILRYIKPDFVHVFVDGHIAEQGGPELADRLEEEGYDRYLAKA
- a CDS encoding metal-sulfur cluster assembly factor, which encodes MSETAQTQTPLEDLEEALKDVIDPELGVNVVDLGLLYGLKYGEDGALLIDMTLTTAACPLTDVIEEQVGQSIDSLVDDWRLNWVWMPPWGPERITDDGRDQMRALGFNI
- the sufD gene encoding Fe-S cluster assembly protein SufD, translated to MTTHAKPMIDGMTEEGEKLNSANVDIEHAAKDNPAARLIGNSKEAVKLMNSRAERVQSFDVADFPLPKGREEEWRFSPLKKLAPLFEDAATDVQDGQEAVDYSVSENIAGVTVGTLAVGEAPRGTVLVPADRPAVVASKNVENALHVKIAADAELTEPVIITATGQGAGRRANAHYVLEVGTHARAVVVLDHRGSANLTENVEIVVGEGADLRVVTLQQWDDTAKHAGQTDAIVGRNATYRHVAVSLGGEVVRLNSNVRFAAEGAEAELFGLYFADAGQHLEHRSFVDHNTPRNTSNVLYKGALQGAGARTVWVGDVLIQKEAEGTSSYEANRNLVLTDGARADSVPNLEIETGLIEGAGHASTTGRFDDEHLFYFMARGIDEKTARLLVVRGFLNEIVQQIGVDSVEEEIIASLDKELEATDAAAAAAAAKA